Below is a window of Pseudomonas sp. B21-040 DNA.
CCTGAAAACTCCCCCTATCCCTTAGCCCGGCGCCCCACTCGCATGCAAATTCAGAAAAAAACCGCCTTGATCGCCGGTCTGCTTATTGCTTTGGCCGCGTGGGGCACCTGGTATGTCGTCAAGCCCGCCACGGCGAAGCTCGCTGCGCCTGCGGCCATCCCGGTGCGCGTGGTCAACGTTGTTGAAAAAGACGTCCCACGTTATGTCAGCGGCATCGGTTCGGTGCTGTCCTTGCACAGCGTTGTGGTGCGTCCGCAAATTGACGGCATCCTCACCAAAATCCTGGTCAAGGAAGGCCAACTGGTGAACAAAGGGGACTTGCTCGCGACCATCGACGACCGCTCGATCCGCGCCAGCCTCGATCAGACCCGTGCGCAACTGGGTGAAAGCCAGGCTCAATTGGAAGTCGCACAGGTCAACCTCAAGCGGTACAAATTACTGACGGTCGACGATGGGGTTTCCAAGCAGACCTACGACCAGCAACAAGCGCTGGTCAATCAGCTCAAGGCCACGGCGCAAGGCAATCAGGCGTCAATCGACGCCGCTCAGGTGCAACTCTCCTACACACAGATTCGCTCCCCGGTCACCGGGCGCGTCGGTATTCGTACGGTGGATGAAGGCAACTTCCTGCGCATGACCGACGCCCAAGGTCTGTTCACCGTGACCCAGATCGACCCGATCGCCGTCGAGTTCTCCTTGCCGCAGCAAATGCTGCCGACCCTGCAAGGGCTGATCGGCGACCCACAACGCGCACAAGTGAAAGCCTACATCGGCGCCGACACCGACGGTGAAACCGGCAACCTGCTGGGCGAAGGTCACCTGACCCTGATCGATAACCAGATCAACGCCAATACCGGGACCATCCGCGCCAAGGCCGAATTCAACAACCCCGGACAGAAACTCTGGCCCGGCCTGCTGGTAACGGTAAAAATTCAGACAGCCCTGGAGAAAGATGCGCTGGTGGTGCCGCCCACCGTCGTACAGCGGGGCCTCGATCAACATTTCGTGTACCGGGTCAACGGTGACAAAGTTGAAGCCGTCAACGTGCAGGTCGTCGCTCAAGGCAGCGGCCAGGACATCATCAAAGGCGTGAAACAGGGCGATGTGCTGGTCAGTGATGGCCAGTCGCGGCTCAAGCCTGGTTCAACCGTGCAAGTGCTGACCGACCCGCCGCAAGTGGTGCAATCGGAGTCGAAACCATGAAGGGCCACGGCTCAGTCTCGGCCTGGTGCATCGATCATCCGGTCGCCACTATCCTGCTGACCTTTGCTCTGGTGCTGCTCGGCGCCATCGCCTTCCCGCGCCTGCCGATTGCGCCGCTGCCGGAAGCGGAATTCCCGACTATCCAGGTGGCCGCGCAATTGCCCGGCGCCAGCCCGGAAACCATGGCCTCGTCGGTGGCCACGCCGCTTGAAGTGCAATTCAGCGCCATCCCCGGCGTGACGCAAATGACGTCGAGCAGCGCCTTGGGGTCGACCAACCTGACCCTGCAGTTCACCCTCGACAAAAGCATCGACACCGCCGCCCAGGAAGTCCAGGCCGCGATCAACACCGCCGCCGGCAAACTGCCCAAGGACATGCCCACGCTGCCAACCTGGCGCAAGGTCAATCCCGCCGACAGCCCAGTGCTGATCCTCAGCGTCAACTCCACCCAAATGCCCGGCACCGAGCTCAGTGATCTGGTGGAAACCCTGCTCTCCCGTCAGATCAGTCAGATCGATGGCGTAGGCCAAATCAACATTACCGGCCAGCAACGTCCGGCTATCCGGGTTCAAGCGTCGGCGGACAAACTGGCGGCCATTGGCCTGACCCTCGCGGACATTCGCCTGGCGATCCAGAGCACCAGCCTCAACCTGGCCAAAGGTGCGCTGTACGGCGAATCGAGCATTTCGACCCTGTCGACCAACGACCAGCTATTTCACCCCGAGGAATACAGCCAACTCATCGTTTCCTACAAGGACGGCGCCCCGGTTCATCTGAGGGATGTCGCCAAAGTCGTCAACGGCTCGGAAGATGCCTACGTTCAGGCCTGGGCCGGCGACAGGCCGGGGGTGAACCTGGTGATTTCCCGGCAACCGGGCGCGAACATTGTCGAGACCGTGGATCGCATTCAAGCCGCGTTGCCGGCTCTGGAAGCCATGCTCCCCGCCTCGGTGCAGGTCAAGGTACTGGTCGACCGCACCCAGACTATCCGCGCCTCGCTGCATGAAGTGGAAATCACCCTGCTGATCGCGATCATGCTGGTGGTGGCGGTGATGGCGCTGTTCCTGCGCCAGTGGTCGGCGACGCTGATCGTGTCCGCGGTACTGGGCGTTTCGCTGATCGCCAGTTTCGCGCTGATGTACATCATGGGCTTCAGCCTGAACAACCTGACGCTGGTGGCCATCGTGGTGGCCGTGGGGTTTGTAGTCGACGACGCGATTGTGGTGGTGGAGAATATTCACCGGCACCTTGAGGCCGGCGACAGCATGCGCGAGGCGGCGATCAAGGGCGCCGGCGAGATTGGGTTTACCGTGGTCTCGATCAGTTTCTCGCTGGTGGCGGCATTCATTCCGCTGCTGTTCATGGGCGGCGTGGTCGGGCGGTTATTCAAGGAATTCGCCCTGACGGCCACCTCGACCATCATGATTTCGGTGGTGGTGTCGCTGACGCTGGCGCCCACCCTGGCCGCGCTGTTCATGCGTGCGCCGGTGCACCACGCCCACAGCAAACCGACGTTCGGCGAACGCTTGATGGCCGGCTATGAAAAACTGCTACGCCGCGCCCTCGCCCATCAAAAGTTGATGATCGGTGTGTTTGGCCTTTCCCTCTGCCTGGCCATCGCCGGTTACATCTTCATTCCGAAAGGGTTCTTCCCGGTGCAGGACACCGGTTTTGTCCTCGGTACGACCGAAGCCGCCGCCGATATTTCCTACGGCGACATGGTGAAAAAACACCTGGCAATGGCCGAAATCGTCGCGGCGGACCCCGCCGTCGCGGCGTTTTCCCACTCGGTCGGCGTATCGGGCAGTAACCAGACCATCGCCAACGGTCGCTTCTGGATCTCCCTGAAAAAACGCAGCGACCGCGATGTCTCGGCCAGCCAGTTCATCGACCGGATTCGCCCGAAACTGATGAAGGTCCCGGGCATCGTGCTGTACCTGCGAGCCGGGCAAGACATCAACCTCAGCTCCGGCCCGAGCCGCGCCCAGTACCAATACGTACTCAAGAGCAATGACGGCGCGACCCTCAGCACCTGGACCCAACGCCTGACGGAAAAGCTGCGCGGCAACCCTGCGTTTCGCGACATTTCCAACGACCTGCAACTGGGCGGCAGCATCACCCACATCAGCATCGACCGCAGCGCGGCGGCGCGCTTCGGCCTGACCGCCAGTGATGTCGACGAAGCGCTTTACGATGCATTTGGTCAGCGTCAGGTCAATGAATTCCAGACCCAGATCAACCAGTACAACGTGATTCTGGAACTCGACACCCAGCAACGCGGCAAGGCGGAAAGCCTGAACTATTTCTACTTGCGCTCGCCCCTGAGCGGAGAAATGGTGCCGCTGTCGGCACTGGCCAAATTTGACGCCCCCACGGTCGGCCCGCTGTCCATCGCCCACGACGGCATGTTCCCGGCCGCTAACTTGTCGTTCAACCTCGCGCCCGGCGTGGCGTTGGGCGATGCGGTGATCATGCTCAACCAGGCCAAGGTCGACATCGGCATGCCGGCGGCCATGAGCGGTAATTTCCAGGGCGCGGCGCAGGCGTTCCAGAGTTCGCTGGCCAGCCAGCCGTGGCTGATTCTGGCGGCGCTGGTTGCGGTGTACATCATTCTGGGCGTGCTCTACGAGAGCTTCGTTCACCCGCTGACCATCATTTCGACGCTGCCTTCGGCGGGGCTCGGGGCGGTGATCATGCTGTGGATTTGCGGCCAGGACTTTTCGATCATGGCGCTGATCGGGCTGGTGCTGCTGATCGGTATCGTCAAGAAAAACGGCATCCTGATGATCGATTTTGCACTTGATGCCCAGCGCAACCGTGGTTTACCACCGGAAGAGGCGATCTTTCAGGCCTGTATCACGCGGTTCCGGCCGATCATCATGACCACCCTCGCCGCCCTGCTCGGCGCACTGCCGCTGATGCTCGGCTACGGCACCGGCGCCGAACTGCGCCAGCCGCTGGGAATCGCGGTCGTGGGCGGTTTGCTGGTCAGCCAGGCGCTGACGCTGTTCACCACTCCGGTCATATACTTGTGGCTTGAGCGGCTTTTCCACAGGCCCAAACCTTCGCCGGTACCGGCGTTGGCGACCACAGACTGAGGCGGGGTCATGCGCGTTCTGATTATCGAAGACGAAGAAAAAACCGCGGATTATTTACACCGCGGCCTGACGGAACAGGGTTACACCGTGGACCTGGCGCGCGACGGCGTCGAGGGCCTGCACCTGGCGCTGGAAAGCGACTACGCGGTGATCGTCCTCGACGTCATGCTGCCGGGCCTGGACGGCTTCGGCGTGCTACGTGCATTGCGTGCACGCAAGCAAACCCCGGTGATCATGCTCACCGCCCGCGAGCGCGTCGAAGACCGCATCAAGGGCCTGCGCGACGGCGCCGACGATTACCTCGGCAAACCGTTTTCGTTCCTTGAACTGGTGGCACGGCTGCAAGCGCTGACCCGCCGCAGCGGCGGCCACGAACCGGTGCAAGTGAGTATCGCCGACCTGTGGATTGATTTGATCAGCCGCAAGGCCACCCGCGCCGGTACTCGCCTTGATCTGACGGCCAAGGAGTTTTCGCTGCTCAGTGTGCTGGCCCGCCGGCAAGGTGAAATCCTCTCGAAAACAGCGATTGCCGAGATGGTCTGGGACATCAATTTCGACAGCGACGCCAACGTCGTCGAGGTCGCGATCAAGCGCCTGCGGGCCAAACTCGATGGCCCCTTCGACGAGAAATTGCTGCACACGATTCGTGGCATGGGTTATGTGCTGGAGAGCCGTGGTGTCCAGTAACAGCATCGCATTGCGCTTGAGCGGGATGTTCACGCTGGTGGCGCTGTTGGTGTTTTTGTTGATCGGCTGGGCCTTGTACCAGCAGGTCGACAAGGGCTTGGGATTGCTGCCCGAAGCCGAACTGGACGCGCGCTACAGCGTGCTCGAATCCACCGTTGGCCGTTACGGCACGCCCGAACATTGGGTGAAGATCAACAACAAACTCAAGTTGCTGGGCGAGGAAGACAAGCGCATCAGTTTCTGGATTACCAGCGGTGATCCGCACTACGAATACGGCAGCCCGACACCGCAAATCCGCGCCTTTGCCGAAGGGCCGCTGGGCATGCGTGACTTGCAGCTGCCGGACCATCCCTACCCGCTGAAAGTACTGGTGAGCCAGTTCCCGGCCAAGGATCAACGCCCGCCGCTGCGCTTCATGATCGGCATCGACACCGAGACCTTTTACCAGACGCAACATCACCTGCTGATCGCCCTGATCAGCCTGGCGATTGTCGGGGTGTTGCTGGCGTCTGCAT
It encodes the following:
- a CDS encoding multidrug efflux RND transporter permease subunit, with product MKGHGSVSAWCIDHPVATILLTFALVLLGAIAFPRLPIAPLPEAEFPTIQVAAQLPGASPETMASSVATPLEVQFSAIPGVTQMTSSSALGSTNLTLQFTLDKSIDTAAQEVQAAINTAAGKLPKDMPTLPTWRKVNPADSPVLILSVNSTQMPGTELSDLVETLLSRQISQIDGVGQINITGQQRPAIRVQASADKLAAIGLTLADIRLAIQSTSLNLAKGALYGESSISTLSTNDQLFHPEEYSQLIVSYKDGAPVHLRDVAKVVNGSEDAYVQAWAGDRPGVNLVISRQPGANIVETVDRIQAALPALEAMLPASVQVKVLVDRTQTIRASLHEVEITLLIAIMLVVAVMALFLRQWSATLIVSAVLGVSLIASFALMYIMGFSLNNLTLVAIVVAVGFVVDDAIVVVENIHRHLEAGDSMREAAIKGAGEIGFTVVSISFSLVAAFIPLLFMGGVVGRLFKEFALTATSTIMISVVVSLTLAPTLAALFMRAPVHHAHSKPTFGERLMAGYEKLLRRALAHQKLMIGVFGLSLCLAIAGYIFIPKGFFPVQDTGFVLGTTEAAADISYGDMVKKHLAMAEIVAADPAVAAFSHSVGVSGSNQTIANGRFWISLKKRSDRDVSASQFIDRIRPKLMKVPGIVLYLRAGQDINLSSGPSRAQYQYVLKSNDGATLSTWTQRLTEKLRGNPAFRDISNDLQLGGSITHISIDRSAAARFGLTASDVDEALYDAFGQRQVNEFQTQINQYNVILELDTQQRGKAESLNYFYLRSPLSGEMVPLSALAKFDAPTVGPLSIAHDGMFPAANLSFNLAPGVALGDAVIMLNQAKVDIGMPAAMSGNFQGAAQAFQSSLASQPWLILAALVAVYIILGVLYESFVHPLTIISTLPSAGLGAVIMLWICGQDFSIMALIGLVLLIGIVKKNGILMIDFALDAQRNRGLPPEEAIFQACITRFRPIIMTTLAALLGALPLMLGYGTGAELRQPLGIAVVGGLLVSQALTLFTTPVIYLWLERLFHRPKPSPVPALATTD
- a CDS encoding heavy metal response regulator transcription factor, whose translation is MRVLIIEDEEKTADYLHRGLTEQGYTVDLARDGVEGLHLALESDYAVIVLDVMLPGLDGFGVLRALRARKQTPVIMLTARERVEDRIKGLRDGADDYLGKPFSFLELVARLQALTRRSGGHEPVQVSIADLWIDLISRKATRAGTRLDLTAKEFSLLSVLARRQGEILSKTAIAEMVWDINFDSDANVVEVAIKRLRAKLDGPFDEKLLHTIRGMGYVLESRGVQ
- a CDS encoding efflux RND transporter periplasmic adaptor subunit, which gives rise to MQIQKKTALIAGLLIALAAWGTWYVVKPATAKLAAPAAIPVRVVNVVEKDVPRYVSGIGSVLSLHSVVVRPQIDGILTKILVKEGQLVNKGDLLATIDDRSIRASLDQTRAQLGESQAQLEVAQVNLKRYKLLTVDDGVSKQTYDQQQALVNQLKATAQGNQASIDAAQVQLSYTQIRSPVTGRVGIRTVDEGNFLRMTDAQGLFTVTQIDPIAVEFSLPQQMLPTLQGLIGDPQRAQVKAYIGADTDGETGNLLGEGHLTLIDNQINANTGTIRAKAEFNNPGQKLWPGLLVTVKIQTALEKDALVVPPTVVQRGLDQHFVYRVNGDKVEAVNVQVVAQGSGQDIIKGVKQGDVLVSDGQSRLKPGSTVQVLTDPPQVVQSESKP